Part of the Gramella sp. Hel_I_59 genome, CCGCAACACCAGGGATTTCTATTCCATGAATCCTTTTAGAACCACAACAGTTATTGGGGTGTATATGTACACAAACATGATCTTTTAATAGCTTATCAAAGATTTTTTTTATCCGCTGAAAATAATAGGGATACTCCATGGAAGTTAGCATATGGAATTCAATTATGATCATTCTGCATTTAGCCAGGATCTCCTGAGGTGTGTCCAGTATTACATCATATTCATGACCCTCAATATCCATTTGAAGGATAAGGTCTTTATTCAAATTAACTTCAGTTAATCCAATCCAATCTTCCATTCTCAAAAACTCACCTCTGGTATTTTTACCTATAAATTTCTTCACAAAATGGAAGCTGTCATCTGTGATAACGGGCTTCTCCACAGATCCATCGGCCATAAATACCTTCATGCCCAGAGCTGCACAATCTTTTTCAAAGCTGCTTCTGGTTCCTACCCCCGGAGAAAAACAAGCCGCTATATTTTTCAGATCGTCAGGAAGAAGATACCCGCCATCCTTTTCACCTCCAAGTCGTATAAGTTCATTTTCTGTTTTCCAGGGTTTAAGACTTAGTACCAGAGTTTCAATATCTGATCTATCTGGTGCTCTATATAGCTTTTTTAAGAGCAGGACTTTGCTGCGACTCAAAAGACCTTTCTTATTCATTTATAGGTTTTCTGTAGGTGATCAATTGGCTTTTTGCAAAATACCTGTTTACAGGATAAGGTATATACTTCTCCTTACTAAGGGCTTTTTTTCTAAAACTTTCCCTCTTCTTACCTGTTTTCATCAGCTGTCCAAATCTCTCCAGACTACCCACAGGAAGTATCTCAACCTCTTTAAAGAATTGCTCTCCTGCCTTTTCAAAATGTGCTGAACTAAAACTTCGATCTGGATGTGGGTCTTCTTCCTTCCATTTTTTGAATGCCGCCGTACTTATTTTTGAAGGTCTTCCTTTTACAGGAACGTACCATCTAATTTCATCCAGTAATTTGGAATTTACTGCGGGCTCAAAGAATCTTGCTTCACCGTCTTCTTTTAATAACCGGGCTGTTTCCTTTAAAAAAAGTGTTTCAACAGGAATATTTAAATGATGTAAAAAGGCCTTCCCTATTATCAGATCGAAACTCTTTGCTGGTAACTTATTTTCCAGGAAATCACCTTTTATAAATTTAATAGGATATTTAAAATTATAGTTTTTATTTATTTCTTCGATGATCTCACCGCTGGAAGGTGCGATATCATTCGCATAAACTTCTGCTCCCAGGGCCGCCATTATGGCCGCATTATTGCAATCTCCACACCCCATTTCCAGCACCTTTGAACCGGAAAGTTTATCCCGGAAATTATTTTTATAAAGTGCAAACCAGCTGGTCTCATGTGTTGTTGCAAAATCAAGATATCCCTCCAGATTATTTAGCCACCATAAAATATTTTTAATTGAATAACCGGAATAGACCTTTTCATAAAAGTCCTTGTTCTTTTTCTGATTTCGATCTTCTTTCTGCATTTAATATCGTATTAAAAACCCTTCTCATTTAAAGGGACAGGCATCCATTAAGGCTTTTTTTATCTCACCTAGCCTTTCCTTATCTGGCAACTCCTGTACATTCTGAAAAAAGTCAATATTATTTTGAAGACTTGCTTCGTTTACAAATTTGGGTTTGTATTCTTTTAAATCAACCGACTGAAAGTAATCTACAAACTTAACTCCATCCCCGAATAACTTATCTGAGAATTCCACCCAAACACAAGGTATTTGATAAGCATGCGAAACTATTAATCCGTGTAAAGAAGAAGAAATGCAGCGTTCGCAGCTTAATATTTCCCGGGTAACTTCTTCAACATCCAGGGTCATGAGATCTATCACCATCACATCATTATTTCCCGCAAATAATTCTTTGGCCGTTTCGTGATCATGATAATGAGGTATTACGCCTAATTTAAACTGTTTTTGAACATCGGGTGCATAATGATCCGGTAATAAAATAGCAGGGTCTCCGTAAACCGCCGGACATATATAGCCTTTTTTCAATAGAAAATCTCTGGTCCTTGGTCCGCGAACAGCCCTGAAATCAGCTTCAGGAATCTCATGCTCCCTATCTATAATTCCGCTTCCCCAAACAATACTTTTAGGTGTTGCATGATGGAGGATACTACCTATAACCAGGAAATGTTTTTTATTTATTTTATACCAGGCCTGTTTTTTTGGATGGATAAATTTCACCTTTTTCCCTGATATCTTTTCCACTAAATATTTAGAAAGCAGATCTCCGTAATTTTCTTTATCCTTAAAGATAAATTTTTGTTCACTCCAGTAAAAGAGTGGAATACTCCTTTTTTCCATTCCTAGTTAAGATGATTAGTATTGTCTGACTTTTTTACCTGAAGTACTTGAAAAGATTTACCATATTTTTTATTCACATATCTTAGAAAGCACGTTCTCGGCCATTCCTTAGATATGAGCATTTCATCTCCAGATTTCAATAGTAAAGTTCCTTGAATTTGTTTTAAAACCAATGTATCGCCTTTAGTTTTTACGATAGTATTATTTCTTTGCTCAACAGCCTTTTCAAATTCATGAAAATTATTCTGAATCAAATCCTGCCTCAAATCCACATAATTCTGATTTTTAAAAAAAATAAAAATGATCAGTAATATAACAAGTATAGGAGGTAGGTATTTTTTATAGAAATCGTGTATTTTCCATTTTCTTCCTAAAACAACAGCCAGGTTAACCATATTTAATAAGACAAAAATTAAAACCACGAGATGCAAAATATTCCCAACACGACCAACATCTCTTTCAACTAAACCAGTTGCATAAAATTTAAGTCCATAAAATGATGTTATGCTTAAATAAGAGATAAACAATAACAGAACCGGATGAAAGGTTTTTACCTTGTTAAACTTGATACGATTTTTACTTATCAATAAAAAAACAATAGGAAAAAACAACAAATTGGGAATTTCTATAAGGTTTTCTAAAATAAACCTTCCTCCATATAATAAACCTACTTTAATACTTACAAAAATATCCCCCTCATATCCCAATTCTCCTCTTCTGGATAAAGTACCGGGAGATAGTAAAAATATGAGAGATGTTATCCAACTAATAATATTTAAAAGCAGGATCTTAAAATTGATGCCTTTACGTTTTAAAAACCAGCGAACTAATAAGGAAAGAAGAATTATATTATTAAAACCAAGAAACAATTCATTGTTTCCATTGAGAAAAATGATGAGAAATAGTCCAACAAATAAGTTCCAGGATAATTCCATATAAATCCTGAAAAGTAATAGCAGAAAATATAGAAATGCAATAAAACTAAATAGATAGACTGTCTCTGCCGCGTACCAGTAAAAGAATTCAAATAAAGAGGGTATTTCCGCTATTAATACGACGAATAGAAGACTTGAAAGAAAGATCCTTTCTGTTATATCTAACCTTAACTCATATATTTTAAAAAGTTTTTGAAGAAAATCATATAATACAAATCCTAAGAATGGAAATGACAATGCAACTATTATCCGGTATATATCCAAATTATAAACTGGCAAAAGGCTCAAAATAGAATTAATAAAACGTCCGTTATGAGTTAAATACCAATCTTGTATTAATTGAATAATATTCTGTGAAGTAACAGGGGCTCTGCATAAATCATCTAAAACTAATATCACATAATTCGATATATATATAAATGGAATAACAAAAATAGAAATGATAATTAAAGATGATAATAAGTAAATAGGCTTAATAAAATTCATCTTAATTATAAAATTTATTAATCCGATATAATTGATGAGCTATTTTGAAGTTCTGTCTAAATCTAAATTTTGACCTTCCATTCTTATTTAAAATGTGTAATTTTACTTCAAAAATTCTTTCTCTCGCCCCTTTTACCTCTTTCTTTAACCGCAGGAAGATTTCAATATCAAATAACCATTCTGAAATAAATTCATCTTTAAAACAAATTTCAACGATCTCCCTATGCAGCATTTTACACCCGCATTGAGTATCTTTTATTTTATTTTCAAAACCAATTATTCTATTGGCAAGATTTACCATACACAAACTCGCAATAGACCTCAGATTAAATATATCGAAATTTGATTTTAGGTTTCTTTTGCTTATTGCAATTAATCCTGAAGATTTAATTAATTCCTTATGAAGTAAACAAACCTGATCCAACGGTACATCCAAATCTGCATCAATAAATGCATAAAACTCATAGTTCCTGAGCAAACTCTGGAGCATTCCTACTCTTAAAGCATTACCTTTTCCACGATTCCTATCCAACTTTATAAGCTGAACATTTTCTTTATCTATCAAGTTATTTGAAATAATATCAGCAGTGTTATCAAGGCTCCCATCATCTATAAAGTAGAAATCCATCTTTACAGATGTCTCTTTGATAAATAACTGAAATGCTTTTATATTCAATCTTTCTTCCTCATTGTAGCAAGGAATAAAAAGAGCTATTTCTTTCTCTGATTTCAATTAAGTAGTTAGAATTTAAGTTAAAAATTAATTCATCACTGGGATTAAAGTATTCTTTATTAAATTATTACTCGAATAACCCTTTTACTAAAACAAAGGAATTGAATTAACCTAAGATGATCATCAATTAATATTAATTAATTATACCAAATTTGTGATATTTCGATTTTAACAAAGAAACTTGATCCATTTTTTTTAAAACAGGTACATTTTCAATTAAAAAATCTTAGAATCGCAAAAGCTTATTATTACAAGGATAAATATTATATCCTCCTAATATCAGGATGAAACAGAAATTAAAAAGTAATGCACAGTAAAGTTCTCGTATTTTCAATTGCTCTTGAAGGTTACTCCAGCCTTTTCAAACCTTGTATAAAAACCCAGCAGGACTATTGCAAAAAACATAATTTTCAATATCTCTTAATAGACAAGACTCCCAGGATGCTTCTTCCAACTGAAGCTGCCTGGTTAAAGCTCTTTTTACTAAGAACAGCACTCCAATGCCACTACGAATGGGTAGCATTTATAGATGCTGATTGTGAAGTAAGACCACGTACACCTTCTTTTATTGAGGAAATGGAAAAGCTAAGTGAAAAGAAAATTTTTATGTCTCATGGATTTTCAGGGCGCATTAACTCAGGAGTGATCTTCATGAAAAACTCCAGGGAAGCTTTAAGCTATCTTGATGAAGTGATCAAAAACGGAGATAAGCCTGTGGCAAAAGAAGATAAAGCTCCTTATGAAAATGGTCATATGATAGCATTTGGAAAGAATAATCCTGATATAGAGATCATAGATGCCGAAAAATGGAACAACAATTCTAAACTAAATGATGAAAGTTTTATTCAGCATTATAGTGGGGGCGTTCTAAGAGGCAAATATCTGGAAAAACATTCAACATTAAGATTTCTTTTCCATCAAAAAAAGAGACTAACAAATTTAAAAAACTTCTTTAAAAATAAACCAAATTCTACCTCCATGGCAGAAATTGAATCCTTACTTGACTATTATAATATTAAATTTCCTGAAATAGTTTGTAACCATTAGTGATCCTTATAAATTACTGAAACCTAAACAGTATCAATAAAGTTTTTTTCAGTTCGGTTAAAAATGATCAATCCAAAAATAAATAATAGCACTGAAATACTAAAAGTATAAAT contains:
- a CDS encoding FkbM family methyltransferase, which codes for MNKKGLLSRSKVLLLKKLYRAPDRSDIETLVLSLKPWKTENELIRLGGEKDGGYLLPDDLKNIAACFSPGVGTRSSFEKDCAALGMKVFMADGSVEKPVITDDSFHFVKKFIGKNTRGEFLRMEDWIGLTEVNLNKDLILQMDIEGHEYDVILDTPQEILAKCRMIIIEFHMLTSMEYPYYFQRIKKIFDKLLKDHVCVHIHPNNCCGSKRIHGIEIPGVAEFTFYRKERFNRKTKVDKLPHPLDHDNLDNSESLVLNEVWYK
- a CDS encoding class I SAM-dependent methyltransferase, translated to MQKEDRNQKKNKDFYEKVYSGYSIKNILWWLNNLEGYLDFATTHETSWFALYKNNFRDKLSGSKVLEMGCGDCNNAAIMAALGAEVYANDIAPSSGEIIEEINKNYNFKYPIKFIKGDFLENKLPAKSFDLIIGKAFLHHLNIPVETLFLKETARLLKEDGEARFFEPAVNSKLLDEIRWYVPVKGRPSKISTAAFKKWKEEDPHPDRSFSSAHFEKAGEQFFKEVEILPVGSLERFGQLMKTGKKRESFRKKALSKEKYIPYPVNRYFAKSQLITYRKPINE
- a CDS encoding polysaccharide pyruvyl transferase family protein, giving the protein MEKRSIPLFYWSEQKFIFKDKENYGDLLSKYLVEKISGKKVKFIHPKKQAWYKINKKHFLVIGSILHHATPKSIVWGSGIIDREHEIPEADFRAVRGPRTRDFLLKKGYICPAVYGDPAILLPDHYAPDVQKQFKLGVIPHYHDHETAKELFAGNNDVMVIDLMTLDVEEVTREILSCERCISSSLHGLIVSHAYQIPCVWVEFSDKLFGDGVKFVDYFQSVDLKEYKPKFVNEASLQNNIDFFQNVQELPDKERLGEIKKALMDACPFK
- a CDS encoding glycosyltransferase, whose protein sequence is MKSEKEIALFIPCYNEEERLNIKAFQLFIKETSVKMDFYFIDDGSLDNTADIISNNLIDKENVQLIKLDRNRGKGNALRVGMLQSLLRNYEFYAFIDADLDVPLDQVCLLHKELIKSSGLIAISKRNLKSNFDIFNLRSIASLCMVNLANRIIGFENKIKDTQCGCKMLHREIVEICFKDEFISEWLFDIEIFLRLKKEVKGARERIFEVKLHILNKNGRSKFRFRQNFKIAHQLYRINKFYN